Proteins encoded in a region of the Delphinus delphis chromosome 13, mDelDel1.2, whole genome shotgun sequence genome:
- the UNC119B gene encoding protein unc-119 homolog B yields the protein MSGSNSKAAAVGSAAGPGGLVTGKEEKKKAGGGVLNRLKARRQAPHHAADDGIGAAVTEQELLALDTIRPEHVLRLSRVTENYLCKPEDNVYSIDFTRFKIRDLETGTVLFEIAKPCVSDQEEEEEEAAAAAGGDVDVSAGRFVRYQFTPAFLRLRTVGATVEFTVGDKPVSNFRMIERHYFRERLLKNFDFDFGFCIPSSRNTCEHIYEFPQLSEDVIRLMIENPYETRSDSFYFVDNKLIMHNKADYAYNGGQ from the exons ATGAGCGGGTCGAATTCTAAGGCTGCGGCCGTGGGGTCGGCGGCTGGGCCCGGGGGGCTGGTGACTggcaaggaggagaagaagaaggctGGCGGCGGCGTCCTGAACAGGCTTAAGGCGCGGCGGCAGGCGCCCCACCACGCGGCCGACGACGGCATCGGGGCAGCGGTTACGGAGCAGGAGCTGCTGGCTCTGGATACCATCCGGCCCGAGCACGTCCTGCGCCTCAGCCGGGTCACAGAGA attatttatgTAAACCCGAAGACAACGTCTACAGTATTGATTTCACACGCTTCAAAATTCGAGATTTGGAGACCGGGACAGTGCTTTTTGAGATTGCCAAACCTTGTGTGTCAG accaggaggaggaggaggaggaggcggcggcggcggcaggcgGAGATGTGGATGTCAGTGCTGGCCGCTTCGTCCGCTATCAGTTCACGCCAGCATTTCTCCGCCTCCGCACCGTGGGCGCCAC GGTGGAGTTCACGGTGGGAGACAAACCTGTGTCAAACTTCCGGATGATCGAACGGCACTATTTCCGGGAACGCCTGCTGAAAAACTTTGACTTTGATTTCGGCTTCTGCATCCCCAGCAGTAGGAACACTTGTGAACATATCTATGAGTTTCCCCAGCTTTCTGAGGATGTCA TTCGTCTGATGATTGAAAATCCCTATGAGACCCGTTCTGACAGCTTCTACTTTGTCGACAACAAGCTGATAATGCACAACAAGGCTGACTATGCCTATAACGGGGGCCAGTAG